From Anopheles coluzzii chromosome 3, AcolN3, whole genome shotgun sequence, the proteins below share one genomic window:
- the LOC120959636 gene encoding cytochrome P450 4d2-like, whose translation MFLVLLSICLGNAFAWMIVTILRNRATVLMLQKRLPNFKVVPAIPVFGSTYHFKDLSAEGLFTTFIGLHKLYGKTLITQSLFNFPSLHVCDAKVIAQIMQARTVEKTIIYDFMTPWLGTGLIVSTGSKWTQRRKIITPAFHFKILEDFLVIMNHQSDVLIEKLKTSANGTDCNIYNHVTYCALDIIAESAMSVKLNTQQHPNSEYVLAVKEMTDIILKRLFSLFREYKWAFQFTKAHRRQRELVKVIHDFAYKVISDRKKQLYSDAQEQQRAQKQLAEEDVYGKRRMTLLDLLLNVTMDGKPLSDSEIREEVDTFMFTGHDSTTSSISFTAYHLSRDASIQQRVYDEILAIVGPDAKTVELTYGTLQKLKYLEMVIKETLRINPPVPVIGRRSAGDMVIDGVTIPKGLDFFLVIYSLHNDPELYPEPTRFDPERFSEEALVKRPPYSYMPFSAGSRNCIGQRYAMLEVKTVLVKLLANYQLLPCEASNQLRLKTDMTLKPVNGVFVKLVRR comes from the exons ATGTTTTTAGTTCTTTTGAGTATATGTCTGGGCAATGCCTTTGCCTGGATGATCGTTACCATCTTGCGGAACCGTGCCACTGTGTTGATGCTTCAAAAACGACTTCCCAACTTTAAAGTTGTACCTGCGATCCCGGTGTTTGGTTCGACTTATCACTTCAAGGATCTGAGTGCCGAAGGATTATTTACTACCTTCATTGGACTCCATAAACTGTATGGTAAAACCCTTATTACGCAGAGCCTGTTCAACTTTCCTTCACTGCATGTTTGCGATGCCAAGGTGATTGCGCAGATCATGCAAGCGCGTACGGTCGAAAAGACGATCATTTACGACTTCATGACTCCCTGGCTCGGAACGGGACTGATCGTATCGACCGGATCGAAGTGGACCCAGCGTAGAAAGATCATAACGCCAGcgtttcatttcaaaataCTGGAGGATTTCCTCGTCATCATGAACCACCAGTCGGATGTGCTGATCGAGAAGCTGAAGACGAGTGCAAATGGTACGGATTGTAATATTTACAACCACGTGACGTACTGCGCACTGGACATCATCGCCGAATCTGCCATGAGTGTCAAGCTCAACACGCAACAGCATCCGAACTCAGAATACGTGCTGGCAGTGAAAGA AATGACTGATATTATCCTGAAGCGTCTATTCTCGCTTTTTCGCGAATACAAATGGGCATTCCAGTTTACCAAAGCCCATCGCCGTCAACGAGAACTGGTGAAAGTGATACACGATTTTGCCTATAAAGTAATCAGCGATCGTAAGAAGCAACTGTATTCCGACGCTCAAGAACAGCAGCGAGCTCAGAAACAACTTGCCGAAGAGGACGTCTATGGGAAGCGTCGGATGACTCTATTGGACCTCCTACTGAACGTTACCATGGACGGTAAACCGCTGTCCGATTCAGAAATTCGGGAAGAAGTAGATACGTTCATGTTTACTGGTCATGACTCGACTACCTCCAGTATCAGCTTTACCGCGTACCATCTCTCTCGCGACGCTTCTATCCAACAGCGTGTGTACGACGAGATTCTAGCCATTGTGGGACCGGATGCCAAAACTGTAGAGCTTACCTACGGCACACTGCAGAAGCTTAAGTATCTTGAGATGGTGATCAAGGAAACACTTCGCATCAATCCTCCTGTACCGGTCATAGGGCGTCGATCGGCCGGTGACATGGTGATTGATGGAGTGACCATTCCAAAGGGACTCGATTTCTTTTTAGTGATCTACTCGCTGCACAATGATCCGGAACTGTATCCCGAACCGACTCGTTTCGATCCGGAACGATTCAGCGAGGAAGCCTTGGTCAAGCGACCGCCATACAGCTACATGCCGTTTAGTGCGGGCTCACGGAACTGTATTGGACAGCGGTACGCGATGCTTGAGGTGAAAACCGTGCTCGTGAAGCTGCTGGCCAACTATCAGTTGTTACCGTGCGAAGCAAGCAATCAGCTACGTCTCAAAACCGATATGACACTGAAACCGGtgaacggtgtgtttgtgaagcTCGTCCGTAGATAA
- the LOC125907518 gene encoding cytochrome P450 4d2-like, whose protein sequence is MFLVLLAMCLGVVFVWMFFTICRNRATVLMLQKRLPNFKVIPAIPVFGSMYHFKDPSAEGIFNTFCDFDTQYGKTLITQSLFNFPSIHVCDAKVIGQIMQARTIEKTIIYDFMTPWLGTGLIVSTGSKWTQRRKIITPAFHFKILEDFLVIMNHQSDVLIEKLKTSANGTDCNIYNHVTYCALDIIAESAMSVKLNTQQHPNSEYVLAVKEMTDIILKRLFSLFREYKWAFQFTKAYRRQRELVKVIHDFAHKVISDRKKQSDAQEQQRAQKQLAEEDVYGKRRMTLLDLLLNVTMDGKPLSDSEIREEVDTFMFTGHDTTTSCISFAAYHLSRDASIQQRVYDEILAIVGPDAKTVELTYGTLQKLKYLEMVIKETLRINPPVPVIGRRSAGDMVIDGVTIPKGLDFFIMIYLLHHDPELYPEPTRFDPERFGEEASAKRPPFSYMPFSAGSRNCIGQRYAMLEVKTVLVKLLSNYQLLPCEASNQLRLKADMTLKPVNGAFVKLVPR, encoded by the exons ATGTTTTTAGTTCTTCTGGCGATGTGTCTGGGCGTTGTCTTTGTCTGGATGTTCTTTACCATCTGCCGAAACCGTGCCACTGTGTTGATGCTTCAAAAACGTCTTCCCAATTTTAAAGTTATTCCCGCGATCCCGGTGTTTGGTTCGATGTATCACTTTAAAGATCCGTCAGCTGAAGGAATATTTAATACCTTCTGTGATTTCGATACACAGTATGGTAAAACCCTTATTACGCAGAGCCTGTTCAACTTTCCTTCAATCCATGTCTGCGATGCGAAGGTGATTGGGCAGATCATGCAAGCGCGTACGATCGAAAAGACGATCATTTACGACTTCATGACTCCCTGGCTCGGAACGGGACTGATCGTATCGACCGGATCGAAGTGGACCCAGCGTAGAAAGATCATAACGCCAGcgtttcatttcaaaataCTGGAGGATTTCCTTGTCATCATGAACCACCAGTCGGATGTGCTGATCGAGAAGCTGAAAACGAGTGCAAATGGTACGGATTGTAATATTTACAACCACGTGACGTACTGCGCTCTGGACATCATCGCCGAATCTGCCATGAGTGTCAAGCTCAACACGCAACAGCATCCGAACTCAGAATACGTCCTGGCAGTGAAAGA AATGACTGATATTATCCTGAAGCGTCTTTTCTCGCTTTTTCGCGAATACAAATGGGCATTCCAGTTTACCAAAGCCTACCGTCGTCAACGAGAACTGGTGAAGGTGATACACGATTTTGCCCATAAGGTGATCAGCGATCGTAAGAAGCAATCCGACGCTCAAGAACAGCAGCGAGCCCAGAAACAACTTGCCGAAGAGGACGTCTATGGGAAGCGTCGGATGACTCTATTGGACCTCCTACTGAACGTTACCATGGACGGTAAACCGCTGTCCGATTCAGAAATTCGGGAAGAAGTAGATACGTTCATGTTCACGGGACATGATACAACCACCTCTTGTATCAGCTTTGCCGCATACCATCTCTCTCGCGATGCTTCTATCCAACAGCGTGTGTACGACGAGATTCTAGCCATTGTGGGACCGGATGCCAAAACTGTAGAGCTTACCTACGGCACACTGCAGAAGCTGAAGTATCTTGAGATGGTGATCAAGGAAACACTTCGCATCAACCCTCCTGTACCGGTTATAGGACGTCGATCGGCCGGTGACATGGTGATTGATGGAGTGACCATTCCGAAGGGACTCGATTTCTTCATAATGATCTACTTACTGCACCACGATCCGGAACTGTATCCCGAACCGACTCGTTTCGATCCGGAACGGTTCGGCGAGGAAGCCTCGGCCAAGCGACCGCCGTTCAGCTACATGCCGTTTAGTGCGGGCTCACGGAACTGTATTGGACAGCGGTACGCGATGCTTGAGGTGAAAACCGTGCTTGTGAAGCTGCTGTCCAACTATCAGTTGTTACCGTGCGAAGCAAGCAATCAGCTGCGTCTCAAAGCCGATATGACACTGAAACCGGTGAACGGTGCGTTTGTGAAGCTCGTCCCTAGATAA